gcttttaagagcaattctaacaacaaatgtTCAACAATAAACAAGAAAGCAGTTATGTCAACATTGCTAGTCTGTTTGCTTTGGACTGTTATGTGCAGGCTAACCCTAAATGCTGCCCAGAGTTTCTCATTTTGAGCGTCAGCCTGGGCTGGATGTTGAGGCTCCAGGGTCGTGGTGCTGACACGTACCCTTACACAGAGAGCTCATGTCGTTGAGCTGCACGTGAGAGGGCAGGGACATGTTCTCCCGGGGCAGATACACTCCATCAACCGGCACTTTAGATGAGTCCGTGctggaacacacatacacacacagtcagacagattAAGAGAGAAATCCTATTCAGATGAATAACAatatacaaaacaaaataacaccTTCTACAAATCTCGAAATCATTTAAATGATAAAGTAtggcaaaataaaaacatgactgacagtactgtactgtatattattaaTTGACAAAAAGAGACAAGAAGTGCTAGGCATGCAGGTAAAGTTGCTTATTCATGCCATAACGTTATATTGATGGTTTGGCACGTTACCATTTTGTGGATAGCGTTAGCTCCACTGGCTCCTCTGTGAAAGGAAACAACGAGTATCAAATGTCAGCCAAActgatcacatgaccacacTATGCATCACCTATGGCACCATTCATTTCAGTGCTGATGCACCTCTCAGGATTTTAAATGTACCATCAGTGTTTCTTTGTCCCCGCCTAatatgcatgtaaacaacaataatagacaattgATTCTTTGTCTTTTGTAGATGTTGATACTTTGAGGTGCCTTTCATCAATTTATCGGCACATAAGAAGCCTGCTCTGGGCATTACATGAAAAGGAATACGTTAAAGGGCCTAAAAGAGAGAACTGCACACAAAACGTCTCTATACAGAGACGTTTACAAGTTCTCACCCACGTCCTTGCCTTTTCCTTTGTGGAGCAGACAGAGCACTATGagagtgaggatgaggagggtgaCGAAGCCGAGGACTCCTCCCGTCACAATGCCCAACACTGGCACCTCCACGCGGGACTGCAGGAACTCTGGGGAGCAGTGCGCACAGGAAGACAGGATCATGAGGATGATTGGAAGAAACAACAAGAATTGTGAGGACGATGAGAAGAAACAACAGGAAGACAGGATCGTGAGGGCGATGGGAAGAAACACCAGGAAGACCAGATTGTGAGAATGATACGCCCTCGTAACACAAAACACGATGAAGGAGACAGGGTCCATTTTACTTAAACGCAAAAGCAAATTGTGGCTGTAAGGGGGAGAGCAAAGCTCAGAGACAATGTGCTTTTTGTCTGTTTTACTTCTAGAAAGTCAAAACTACCTTGACCAGGCAAGAGTGGCACTTTAAAATGGatttaaaagagaaagaaaaagaaatcagcACTTCCTCTATTCTTGGACAGCTAAGAACTTGATTCAATTGATTCGCACAATGTTGCATTCTGCATTTCCGGCAGCTGACAGCGAGGACTGACCGGAGAGGGTGAGGTTGCTCTGCGCAGCGCCCACACTGTTGTTGGCGTTCACGGACACTTTGCCCGCCAGGCTACTCTGGGCGACCCGCAGCGTGTGATTGGACAGCCAGGGGTAGCTCTCCGAGTCCAGGATGAGGAAGTCGGAGGTGTTGGCCACCTGCTGGCCGGACTGGTCCACCCAGGTGATGGTGGCGGGGGGGTTGGAGCGCACCAGAGCGAAGAGCACCAGAGAGAGCCCGGGATCGGACGTGTCGCTGTAGTGGGCATTCACCCGCAGAATCTCAGGCTGGACTAGAGGGGGAAGTAAAGGTGAATATATTACTGATATAATactaacaataacaaaaatgataacaataataattataataatagtaataataataataatgtattattatttctcATTATCAAATTGACATAGATACTTGCAGTCTTATATTGTATTTCAAGACAAAAggacaacacattcacacatcacaATGAGTGATTTATCTCATCTGATCCCATATCATATAACTGGCCACGTCCCTGTTTAGCATCACTGGGAGGTCCAGCATGGCCCACTCACACTGCACATTGAGCACGACCGTGGCGTTGTAGCTCTCCCCACTGGCCGGGTTGGAGGTGGCACACACCAGCTCTCTGTCCCATCGCCGCGCTTTCAGAGAGAAGGTGCTGTTGCGCCGGGGGTTCTTCCTCTGGACCCACGACTGCCCCGGCACCTTGACCACCAGCCGCTCCGGGCCCTCCTTCGCCGGCTGCTTCTGGCGCTGCCCGTTCAGGTACCAGGTGAGCAGGGGCGGGGCTTTGGAGTTCCAGCCGTCTGTCTGGCAGTTGAACTGCCGCGTGTTGTTCTCCTGCAACGTGACTGTGGAGCGGCGCTTCCCGTCGATTCGAGGGCCATGTTCAATCGCTCCTGTAGGGGTTAAGAGTGAAATCTCACTTCTCACTTCTACTTCTAACAATACATACAAACTGTGCAAGGTAGATATTAACTAGACAATAGTGTGTTAAGTAAACTGTTGAGAATAAGCACCGACACCTCCATAGGCAGTAAAGAAAATGGAAGGTAATGTGTTGAGAGTTGAGGGTTAAACCTTACCTGTCCATGCCAAGGTAGAGGTGTGGAGGACCAAAACCAAGAGCATAGGAGCAAGAGCTCCTGGCCTACAACCCCCACAATGCATCACACCCCTCACAGGCAATGCCACTCTTCAGCCCACAGCTATTCAGACACAGAGTTGGATGGAAAGCATACAAGACAGGTAAGAGACCCTCAAGGTGAAGAGAACTTCTAGAGACTAGTATCTACATCTTTATGGGTAGTTTACAGCTGAACTACAACATGACCACTGTTCTGTGTTTAACTCACTTTAATACAGTAAGACTCTACTACCTGAAAATAGACCCTATGCACCGCCAGCGATGCAGCAAACACAAATCT
The Sardina pilchardus chromosome 13, fSarPil1.1, whole genome shotgun sequence genome window above contains:
- the LOC134100238 gene encoding transmembrane protein 25; protein product: MHCGGCRPGALAPMLLVLVLHTSTLAWTGAIEHGPRIDGKRRSTVTLQENNTRQFNCQTDGWNSKAPPLLTWYLNGQRQKQPAKEGPERLVVKVPGQSWVQRKNPRRNSTFSLKARRWDRELVCATSNPASGESYNATVVLNVQFQPEILRVNAHYSDTSDPGLSLVLFALVRSNPPATITWVDQSGQQVANTSDFLILDSESYPWLSNHTLRVAQSSLAGKVSVNANNSVGAAQSNLTLSEFLQSRVEVPVLGIVTGGVLGFVTLLILTLIVLCLLHKGKEEPVELTLSTKCTDSSKVPVDGVYLPRENMSLPSHVQLNDMSSLCKVRQDNKPNPGGKKGDEEEDLSEAYAARGFARYPMVGYIYKVNSVSSEEIWL